The region TCATTGCGCTTGGAGTACGTTTTGACGACCGTGCTGTCGGCAAGGCTTGCGAATTCTGCAAGCATGCTGATATCCTGCATATTGATATAGACAGGTCCGAGATCGGGAAGATCAAATCTTCCAACCTTTCCATTGTAGGCGATGTGGGCCACGTCCTGTGCGAGCTGATTGAGAATGTTGACTCGTCCATCAGGATAGGATGGAGCGCCCGTCTGGCATCGCTGCGTATGATGCATCCTGATGTTCGGCCGGACGAAGATGACACCTTCCATCCTCTTAATATCATCCGGGTAATGGGTGAAACCCTGCCTGCTGATGCGATTATCACTACAGATGTAGGCCAGCATCAGATGTGGGTCGCGCAGGGTTATCCTTTCCGCGAACCGCGTACCCTGCTTACTTCAGGCGGTTTGGGAACCATGGGTTTCGGTCTGCCTAATGCCATTGGAGCAGCACTGGCAAAGCCTGATAAAAAGGTTGTCTGCGTAAGTGGTGATGGTTCATTTTTGATGAATATTCAGGAACTTGCAACTTTAGCAGAGCAACATCTTAACGTTAAGGTGTTAATAATGAACAACAATCGTCTGGGACTGGTTCGCCAGCAGCAGGAATTGTTTTTTGAAGAGCGGTATTTTGCATCGAGCTTTGAAAGCAATCCGGATTTCGCGTCGATTGCCAAAGGATTCGGGATAGCTGCTTTCGACCTTGGTGAACAGGAAAATCCGAAATTGTTTCTGCGTAAAATTCTGGGTCAGGATGGGCCGTGTGTAATCAACATCCCCATCGGTTTTGAAAACAAGGTTTTTCCGATGGTTCCGCCGGAGTGCGCCAACCGGGAAATGATAGGGGGTTAGTCATGTGTAAGCATAATTATGTAATTGATCTGTTGGTACGTAACCATGCCGGGGTAATGAGCCAGATTACGGGACTTTTCTCCCGGCGCAATTTCAATCTGGAGGGAATCGTCTGCGGCCCTGTCGGTGAGGGCAGGGAAAGCCGCATGATTTTGACTGTCGCAGACGACAGCAAGCTTGAACAGATAGTGTTGCAGCTTGAAAAATTATATGACGTACTGGAAGTAAATCAGGTTCAAAATCATCCGCTGACGGAAGTCTTTCACCAGCTTTAATAAGAAAAGGGACGGAGTAACTTTCCGTCCCTTTTCTTTGTTTGTAACAGTTTTCGATTTTATTTAGAAATATCCGCCGGGCTAATCTGTACATTGTCCAGCGCCCATAATTCGGTTTTTCGGCCGGTGAGGAATCCCTTGAATTTAATCTTAAGGGAACCGTTTGTTACTTCTGAGGCAGGGATCTTCACGGTTAGGGGTTCTATCCAGTATGCGCGCTTCTTGGGACCCACCCGGACCAGACCTTCATTGCCAACGGGCCGGGAGTCGTCATTATCTATAAGAGTGCATGGGAAATGAGTCATGTTCAATAGATCCGGCCCGTCGACGATTGATACGATAAACTTATCCGCCAGCTTTCCCTCGTTGTCCCATGATCCTACAAAGATCATATCGAATTTGAGTTCAAGATCGGTTCCTGCCGGGAGTCCATTCAAAGTAAGTACTGCCTGGGAAGGAAAACGTTTGTTGCGGTTGTTGAAAAGGCCGAGTCTGCGTTTTTCTCCTACCGTAAATGTTTTACGGGGAGACCAGTCTTTGGAAACGTTGTTTTTACTGAAAGAGTACGTCTTGATTGGCTGAGAATCTGCGGAAGCCGGACCAACGGACAGAAAGACACACGAGCAGAATAAAGCAAAAAATATTAATTTTTTCATTTAATTAATCCTTTAAATATTCCTCAATCCATTTATCAAAAGTCGGTGGAGTGCTCACGCATGAAAAGAGCTGTTTCCATTCACATATGGCTGTCAGTTCCACCCCGCGCTGGATGATTGATACGGGTTTATCTGCGGAAACCACTATTACGATAAGGTTGTCGTGCTTGGCTGTGAAGCGCAGGGCGGAATTGAACCTTGCTCCTCTGGCCCTATTTTCACCGGATACAGCTTTGCCGTCCAGCAGGCAGGCGAAGCCATGCAGTTTAAGATCCTTGCAGATATGAACCGCGCCATCAAGCTTGGTAAGGGAACGGGCCAGTCCGCGTATTTCCGGTTCGTGAAGGTCGAGCGGTTCTTCAAGTTTCTGCCCGGCTATCCTGACCGGTTCGTCATTAAAGTCCAGTACCAGCGTGCAGCCGTGGCTGCGGTGGTTCGCGGTGGAAATCATCTGGGTGACCAACTGGAAAAGGTGATGCCGGATGTCGGGATCAAGGTCCTGTTCAAGGAGGTATTCTTCCAGATGAACGAGATTCGGTTTATAGTTGGTTGACGAAAATTTAGCATCCGCAAAACTGCATACTGGCTCACCGCCCAGATATACGAGTCCCCAATCCCCTTTGAACTGTGCGGAGATGGAGTTGTTGGTCGGTGGAACGGCCGCGATTCCTACTACACACCTGCCGTCTGAGACCAGCTTGCGGCTTGATCTTTCCACGGACTGGAGCAGCTTGCGCACGTGTTTGTGGTTTTTCAGGGCAGGGCGTTCTTTTTCCGGGAATTTTGCCATGTACGTGATTGAATCAAGTTCAGAAGATTCAATAAAAATAAGTTCGCCTCGTGCCCATGCGCCTTCTTCGCGGGTTTTGGAAATACCCATTACCGCGTCCAGAATGGGGTAAACCCTCAACTGTGTATCCCAGCCCATGATTCTGTTACGTTGATCGACTATGTAATCGCGAACGGCATGAGTCGAATATTCCCGCAACAGGTGTCCTGAACTGTCGATGCGCAGTATATTCTGAGTAGCAAAATCCTGCGAAAGCAGCAGGGCCGCGTATTCCATCCAGCTTTCAGTGGGGCCGATGGAGCACATGTCCGGGTGCTGTTCGGTAAACCAGCATTGATAGAAAATGCTGCTGGAGCGCGCACTGCAGGCTATAAGACCTGCAAGGGCAAGATCTTTCGAGCGGATAACTTCAATGAGTCTGGTATTGTCATCATGATTGCTTCCTTTGCGCCATTCCTGTGAATCAAGAAAATATTCCTTGAGTTTGGGCTGATGGTCACGCAGCAGATCCTGTGGATCATAAATGCGCAACGGATCGTCAGGAGTCACCGCGTATATCAGGGCGGTCCGGCTATTTGACGAAAAGTGCGAAAGTCCGTCGCGCAGGCCGTCCATAATGTGAAAAATACACAGGTTGGCAAAGGATTCTGAACTCATAGAATAATCCGCTGTTGAAGTTCTGTATTGGAAGTATATTATCTTAATTATCTACTGTTTCCAACAGGAATTATTTTGTTTTTTTCCTTTTCGGGAAATTTTTACCCTTGTTTTTACGGTTAAAATTTTTGCTGCTGCCGGAGCGTTTGTTTTCATCTTCGCGTTCAGGCTTCTGCCGTTTTTTGCCGCCTTTTTTCATTTTTGTTTCTGAATTTTTTCCGGCTTCGACGGGCGGTCTTTTACCACTAGCTCCTTTCTTCCTGCCTTGATTTCCTGCTCTGGGGTCGCGGCCGGGATCAGGAATAAGGATACGGTGCTGTTTCAGACGCTGGGCATCGCTTTTGGCGACATAAATCTTATTGCCCGAAGGATCTGTCTCGCAATAAAACATAGCAGTGGCGACAGTTCCCGGTGTGGGGATGAAACATTGTACCTGTCGCGGTTTCCATCCTCTTGCCGTAAGCCATGAGCTGAGATGGCGCATGTCATCGTCCGTGCATCCGGGAAAGGCGCTCATCAGGTAAGGGATGACGTATTGTTCTTTGCCTGCTTTTTTGGATTCCGCAGCGAACATTTCAAGGAAGCTCTCGAATATGGGGAGGTCCGGCTTGCGCATGTGTTTAAGCACTGATGGGGCGATATGCTCGGGGGCTACTTTCAGCTGTCCTCCGACGAATTCTTTGAAAATATCTTTCAGGCTTGCCTTGTTTTGCTGACCGAGGTCGAAACGTACACCGCTGGCTACCCGTACATGCTTGATGCCTTCCATCTTTTGCGCATCACGGTAAAGCTTCAGGTTCGCCTGCTGGTCGTATTTGAAATTAGGGCAGACCTTGGGCACCAGACAGCTTTTGCGTTTGCACTTGCCGCGTTCAAGTGAACAGCGGGCGTTCCACATGTTGGCGCTGGGACCGCCGATATCCGAGACAGAACCACGGAAATCGGGATGCTCCTGCATACGTTTCAGCTCGCTCATGATTGATTTTCTGCTTCTGGAGCGAATATGCCGGCCCTGATGCATGGCGATGGAACAGAAAGAGCAACCTCCGCCGCAACCACGGTGGGAGGTTATGCTGAATTCGATCATGTCTGCGGCAGGGATTCTACCTTTGTTTTTGTAGATAGGGTGGGGTAGCCGGGCATAGGGCAGGCTGTACAGCCAGTCCAGTTCATCGCTGGAAAGATATGGTGAAGGAGGCGTAATGATAACATGACGTTTATCCACCTGCTGCGTAGCCCACGAGTCGCCGAAATGAACTTGTTCTTCAAGGGCGAGGGTGGCTTTCATTAATTGCTGCGGATCATCCATTATGTCCTGATGCGCGGGAAGTGTGATTCTTTCTTCCTGCTCAGGAATATCTTCCGGAGAGCCCATAAAGGCTGTGCCGGGAATGCCTTTCAAGGCGTCTGTTGAATCGGTTTCAGCTTTGGAAAGGCGGAAGGCTGCATCAAGCATGGCACGTTCGCCCATGCCGTAGATAAGCAGATCGGCCTTGCTATCCATGAGAATTGGCTTGCGGACTTTATCGGTCCAGAAATCGTAGTGGGAAATACGGCGCAGGGAAGCTTCGATACCGCCGAGGATCACCGGAAGACCCTTGAATGCTTTTTTTATCAGGTTGGTGTAGATGATACAGGCCCTGTTGGGACGGGCTCCGGCTCTGCCGCCGGGAGTGTAGGCGTCATCGCTTCTTTTTTTGCGGAAAGATGTATAGTGGGCGACCATGGAATCCAGAGCTCCGGCAGAGACTCCGGCATAAAGGCGCGGACGGCCCAGTTCCTCCAGAGCTTTCGGATTATTCCAGTCAGGCTGGCAGATTAGTGCCACCTTGAATCCGTGTGCGGAAAGAACCCGGCCGAGCAGGGGGATGCCGAAACTGGGATGGTCAATGTAGCTGTCCCCGGAGACAAGGATGATGTCCGGCCTGTCCCAGCCCAGCTTGTCCATTTCTTTTTTGGTCATGGGCAGGAACTTCGGCTGAGCTTGTTTCTTGGCGATAATGCTTTTTGTCATGTGGCATTCATATAGCCGAACTTCTTGGCTGGCAAGGTCAGACTGCTGATAAAAAATACGTTAGCTATGTTGTTGCATAAGTGAGATTTGTTGTAATTCGTGTCTCCTGCTTTGAGTATGGCGTTAAAAGCGTTACTTATAAGGTAGTTTAATGATAAATTTTGTCCATTTTCCGGGTACCGACTGTACATCCATGATTCCATCATGCTGATCATGAATAATGAAATATGAAACGGAGAGTCCTAATCCGGTTCCTTTACCTACCTCTTTAGTGGTGAAAAAAGGCTCGAAAATTCTTTTGCGGACTTGTTCCGGGATGCCGAGGCCGTTATCTTTTATTTCCACCACCGCTTTGTTTTTTTCTTCGTAAACTTTGCAAGTGAAGCGCGATTCCCTTTGGGTAGCCGCCATCGCTTCAGCTCCATTCTTCAGGATATTTAAAAAAACCTGCTGAATTTCGCTGCCTTCACAGAGTACCGGGGGCATTTTTTTGCTATAATCCTTAATAATTTTAATTTGCTTGAAATCGTATTCTCTTTCCAGATTGTAATCGTTGGCAGCAATATTTATTGTGGTGTCCAGCAGTTCCGCTAAATTTTGCAGGGTAAAATTACGTTCACTTTTACGGCTGAAAGCGAGCATGTTGCGGACTATGGTGGCTGCTCGTTTGCTGGCATTGTTGATTCCGTTCAGCATACGTGGGATTTCTCTTTTATCCAGGTAGTTGCGTATGTCTTCAAGAGAAACTCCACAATCTTCTGCTACGGAAATGTTTTTGCTTAGGTCAGAATAAATACGCTTTTTTATATTGCTGGCGTGCCCCATGATGCCGGAAAGAGGGTTGTTTATTTCGTGAGCCATGCCCGCGGCCAGTCCGCCAACAGACATCATTTTTTCAGACTGAAGCATCATGCGCTCGAGATTGACTCGTTCAGTCACATCATCAATACGGATTACCGCACCATTTACTCCATTTGCAACAAGAGGGTAAATGGTAATGTCTTCGCAAGTCGTTTTGTTGTCTTTTGGGCCGGGTCTGTTTGTGTATGCCTGTTTGCGTCTGGTCTTTATGGCTTCCCGTATGCGGTCCATTTCTGAAGCAAGAGTCGGCATAGCCTCTTCAATTCTGGAACCGATTGCCTTATTTTGCGATATGCCCGATATGGATTCCGCTTCTTTGTTCCATTGGGTTATCTGCCCTTCCGGGTCGACTCCTATAAGAATGGAAGGCATGGAGTCGATGATATTTGCAAGATAGTTACGTAAGTTTTTTATTTCCTCCTCAGCCTTTTTACGTTGTTCTATCTCAATGAAATTGTGCATGCTCTTTGAAGCTGAGTCAGAGAGGAAGGCAGCAAGAGCTATATTATATTTTAGTATCTGGTCTACGCGTTCTTTTTCAAAACGGGGTATTTCATCAAGGGAGGCCAAATAATCATCTAGATCAAAATCGTATTTTTGGGCCTGATTGATGAAAAAATTGCGGTCTGGTTCTTCATCTTTATAGAAAAATTGGCCAAGGAATAAAGTTGCGACGTGTTTATCCATGCACATGATAGGTACACCAACGTCCCAGAGGCCGTTTGAACATTTATATCCATAGTGCTTGCCTTTCTGAATCTTATTTCTGATGGCGGTGTCGCTGGCAATGCACTTGGCACATGTTTCAGGATGTACGCGATGAAAATCAACGCATATTCTCTGCCATCCTGCCGCTGCGTATACTTCTCCTGTGTAGGCATCAATTATGCCGGAGGGCATTCCTGTTGCTGTATAACTCACATCAAGCATGTTCTGCAGTTCATCGAGCTCCACGAGCTCTTTTAACAAAAGCTCGCGGGGTATATGATTTTTAATATTAGAAGAATCTTTCGTTATTGTCGGAATACCCATAATTGGCCTTGCGGTAATTTGTGAAGTTTAATTCTATGTTGCCTTCGGCAAGTATAATAAACCATATAGGGATGTTTCTGTCCAGATTTCAATGCTGATTCAGTTTGCTCAATCGCACGTGTTGACCCCGGACAAGCCGATGAGTAAACTTAGCCAGTTGATGATTAAATGTAATTGCCTAAGGAGGCATAATGAAACCGCTTCCATGCGTTTTGACCATAGCAGGTTCCGATTCCGGCGGAGGAGCCGGTATTCAGGCCGATTTGAAAGCCATTTCTATGGCAGGGTGTTACGGAGCTAGTGCTATCACCGCTCTAACCGCTCAGAATACAACCGGTGTTGCCGGGATTGAGGCGGTTTCTCCCGAGTTCGTTTCTCTACAGATTGAAACTGTTTGCAAGGATATTAAGGTTAGTGCCGCCAAGACCGGGATGCTTTTTTCCGCACCTATCATCCGTAAGGTTGGAGAATCGTTGAAAGATAAGGATTTCCCGTTGGTGATTGATCCGGTGTGCGTGGCCACAAGCGGGGCTAAGCTGCTTAAGGATGACGCAGTGGAAGCCATGAAGGATATCTTTCCGCTGGCTGAACTGCTTACGCCCAACGTGCCGGAAGCAGAACTTTTTACCGGCATGGAAATCAAGAGCCGCGAAGACATTTTTGAAGCCATTAATTTATTACTGGAAATGGGGCCCAAAGCTGTTCTGGTAAAAGGCGGACATTTTGATTCGGTCGCCGCTACGGACTGGCTGGGAATAAAGGGTCAGCCGCCCATTCCGTTAATGCAGCAACGGGTAAAGACCAAGAACAGCCACGGAACCGGATGCACTCTTTCCGCTACCATCGCTTCCGGTCTGGCTAAAGGATATGATATGGTTGCTGCCGTGCGTAAGGCACAGGAATACCTTAATTTAGCCCTGCGTGCCGGGTTTGATTTAGGTGAAGGCAGCGGACCTCCCAACCATCTTGCCCCAATGCTTATTGAGAAAGTGAAACAGGAGCGGCTTGCTGAGCTTCATGAATTCGGGTTGCGCCTTAAATGTATGAAGGGGCTGCATGAATTGATACCTGAAACGCGCATGAATGTTGCCGTTGCCCTGCCTTTTGCCAGAAATATCAATGACGTGGCTGCCTTTAGCGGCAGGGTCTCATGTTCCCGCAAGGGAGAAGTCATGGTTTGCGGGCATCCTGAATTCGGTGGTTCTGTTTATATTGCCAAGGTGTTGCTATGTGCTCGTAAATCAAATACTGAAATAGGATGCGCTGCGGGGCTGCGGCTTAATGAACGGATTATGGCCGCTGTTGCTGACTGTGGATATGTAGAAGCATGGTTTGACCGTGCCGATGAGCCGGGTGAAATTCTCGGAACTGAGGAGAATACCCTGGAGTGGGGGACCTGCAAGGCTATGTCTGAACATCCTGAACCGGAAATGGTCGACGTTGTTTGCGATTCAGGAGCTAAGGGCGTCGAGCCTTGTCTACGCTTGCTGGCAAACGATTTTGACGATCTTGAAAGAAAGCTTAAGGATCTGCTGGCAGCTTTATCCGTTTGATATGT is a window of Maridesulfovibrio sp. DNA encoding:
- the ilvB gene encoding biosynthetic-type acetolactate synthase large subunit → MEICGAELVIKLLEQQGIKIICGIPGGSNLPIYDALRDSSIRHILARHEQGAGFMAQGMARTTGKAAVCMGTSGPGVTNLLTAIADARLDSIPVVAITGQVTSSLIGTDAFQEVDTYGLTIPITKHNFLVQSAADLLEIIPEAFRLAESGRPGPVVVDIPKDVQKEIIEISGLPKPAGEIQPAKCDQGQIQQAISMINNARRPVIYAGGGVVAANASADLVKFARKNSIPVVTTLMGLGAFPHDDPNYLGMLGMHGSRSTNMIMEEADLIIALGVRFDDRAVGKACEFCKHADILHIDIDRSEIGKIKSSNLSIVGDVGHVLCELIENVDSSIRIGWSARLASLRMMHPDVRPDEDDTFHPLNIIRVMGETLPADAIITTDVGQHQMWVAQGYPFREPRTLLTSGGLGTMGFGLPNAIGAALAKPDKKVVCVSGDGSFLMNIQELATLAEQHLNVKVLIMNNNRLGLVRQQQELFFEERYFASSFESNPDFASIAKGFGIAAFDLGEQENPKLFLRKILGQDGPCVINIPIGFENKVFPMVPPECANREMIGG
- the ilvN gene encoding acetolactate synthase small subunit, translating into MCKHNYVIDLLVRNHAGVMSQITGLFSRRNFNLEGIVCGPVGEGRESRMILTVADDSKLEQIVLQLEKLYDVLEVNQVQNHPLTEVFHQL
- a CDS encoding DNA integrity scanning protein DisA nucleotide-binding domain protein, with the protein product MSSESFANLCIFHIMDGLRDGLSHFSSNSRTALIYAVTPDDPLRIYDPQDLLRDHQPKLKEYFLDSQEWRKGSNHDDNTRLIEVIRSKDLALAGLIACSARSSSIFYQCWFTEQHPDMCSIGPTESWMEYAALLLSQDFATQNILRIDSSGHLLREYSTHAVRDYIVDQRNRIMGWDTQLRVYPILDAVMGISKTREEGAWARGELIFIESSELDSITYMAKFPEKERPALKNHKHVRKLLQSVERSSRKLVSDGRCVVGIAAVPPTNNSISAQFKGDWGLVYLGGEPVCSFADAKFSSTNYKPNLVHLEEYLLEQDLDPDIRHHLFQLVTQMISTANHRSHGCTLVLDFNDEPVRIAGQKLEEPLDLHEPEIRGLARSLTKLDGAVHICKDLKLHGFACLLDGKAVSGENRARGARFNSALRFTAKHDNLIVIVVSADKPVSIIQRGVELTAICEWKQLFSCVSTPPTFDKWIEEYLKD
- a CDS encoding YgiQ family radical SAM protein — translated: MTKSIIAKKQAQPKFLPMTKKEMDKLGWDRPDIILVSGDSYIDHPSFGIPLLGRVLSAHGFKVALICQPDWNNPKALEELGRPRLYAGVSAGALDSMVAHYTSFRKKRSDDAYTPGGRAGARPNRACIIYTNLIKKAFKGLPVILGGIEASLRRISHYDFWTDKVRKPILMDSKADLLIYGMGERAMLDAAFRLSKAETDSTDALKGIPGTAFMGSPEDIPEQEERITLPAHQDIMDDPQQLMKATLALEEQVHFGDSWATQQVDKRHVIITPPSPYLSSDELDWLYSLPYARLPHPIYKNKGRIPAADMIEFSITSHRGCGGGCSFCSIAMHQGRHIRSRSRKSIMSELKRMQEHPDFRGSVSDIGGPSANMWNARCSLERGKCKRKSCLVPKVCPNFKYDQQANLKLYRDAQKMEGIKHVRVASGVRFDLGQQNKASLKDIFKEFVGGQLKVAPEHIAPSVLKHMRKPDLPIFESFLEMFAAESKKAGKEQYVIPYLMSAFPGCTDDDMRHLSSWLTARGWKPRQVQCFIPTPGTVATAMFYCETDPSGNKIYVAKSDAQRLKQHRILIPDPGRDPRAGNQGRKKGASGKRPPVEAGKNSETKMKKGGKKRQKPEREDENKRSGSSKNFNRKNKGKNFPKRKKTK
- a CDS encoding PocR ligand-binding domain-containing protein codes for the protein MGIPTITKDSSNIKNHIPRELLLKELVELDELQNMLDVSYTATGMPSGIIDAYTGEVYAAAGWQRICVDFHRVHPETCAKCIASDTAIRNKIQKGKHYGYKCSNGLWDVGVPIMCMDKHVATLFLGQFFYKDEEPDRNFFINQAQKYDFDLDDYLASLDEIPRFEKERVDQILKYNIALAAFLSDSASKSMHNFIEIEQRKKAEEEIKNLRNYLANIIDSMPSILIGVDPEGQITQWNKEAESISGISQNKAIGSRIEEAMPTLASEMDRIREAIKTRRKQAYTNRPGPKDNKTTCEDITIYPLVANGVNGAVIRIDDVTERVNLERMMLQSEKMMSVGGLAAGMAHEINNPLSGIMGHASNIKKRIYSDLSKNISVAEDCGVSLEDIRNYLDKREIPRMLNGINNASKRAATIVRNMLAFSRKSERNFTLQNLAELLDTTINIAANDYNLEREYDFKQIKIIKDYSKKMPPVLCEGSEIQQVFLNILKNGAEAMAATQRESRFTCKVYEEKNKAVVEIKDNGLGIPEQVRKRIFEPFFTTKEVGKGTGLGLSVSYFIIHDQHDGIMDVQSVPGKWTKFIIKLPYK
- the thiD gene encoding bifunctional hydroxymethylpyrimidine kinase/phosphomethylpyrimidine kinase: MKPLPCVLTIAGSDSGGGAGIQADLKAISMAGCYGASAITALTAQNTTGVAGIEAVSPEFVSLQIETVCKDIKVSAAKTGMLFSAPIIRKVGESLKDKDFPLVIDPVCVATSGAKLLKDDAVEAMKDIFPLAELLTPNVPEAELFTGMEIKSREDIFEAINLLLEMGPKAVLVKGGHFDSVAATDWLGIKGQPPIPLMQQRVKTKNSHGTGCTLSATIASGLAKGYDMVAAVRKAQEYLNLALRAGFDLGEGSGPPNHLAPMLIEKVKQERLAELHEFGLRLKCMKGLHELIPETRMNVAVALPFARNINDVAAFSGRVSCSRKGEVMVCGHPEFGGSVYIAKVLLCARKSNTEIGCAAGLRLNERIMAAVADCGYVEAWFDRADEPGEILGTEENTLEWGTCKAMSEHPEPEMVDVVCDSGAKGVEPCLRLLANDFDDLERKLKDLLAALSV